TCTTGTTGCGGGACGTGAGCGTGATATCGAGAATTCGCGAGGCGGTGACCGCATCCTCCATGAACATTTCATAGAAATCGCCCAGGCGGAAAAACAGGATAGCATCCGGGTAGTCCGCCTTGATTTCCAGGTACTGCCGCATCATGGGGGTGGTCTGGGACATTATTTCCATCTTTCCATGGTATTTTCATTGTAGAAACCGGCGCGGGGCCGGTCAGCGAAATCCGTGTTATGTTAACAAAGCAGCCGCCCCAAGTAAATAGCAAGCTATCTTATGTTTTGTTTGCCTGTCCCGTCCTGTATCTGTATGATTTTACAGATTCCAATCCTGTTCCAGACGAGCCGATCATGTCCTTTGCCAAACAGAAAATAAGAGCCGCCAGGATTTCGCTGGTCTCCGCCGGCGCTCTAACCCTTCTCAAGCTTGCAGCCGCAGCCTTTACCGGCTCCCTGGCCGTCCTTTCCTCCGGGGTCGATTCCATGCTGGATATCCTGATGTCAGGGGTCAATTACCTGGCCATCCGGCAGGCCGAGCAGCCTCCAGACCCGAATCATCCCTTCGGACACGGGAAATTCGAAACAGTGGCCACGGTCCTTCAGAGTCTGGTGATCGCGCTCTCGGGGTGCTGGGTCCTTTTCGAATCGGTCCGCCGTCTGATGCTCGGCTCGGAAGTGTCGAACCTGGAAGGGGGCATAGCGGTCCTGCTGATCAGTTCCGGCGCATCCTGGAAAATCAGCAGTTTTCTCAAAAAGACCGCCCGGGAAACCGATTCATCGGCCCTCAAGGCCGATTCCCTACATTTTTCCATGGACGTTTACACCAACCTGGCCCTGATGGCCGGACTGGCGGTCATCTATCTGGCCGGAATAACCTGGCTGGATCCCATCCTTTCGATTTTGGTGGGATGCTATATCCTGTTTGAGGCGGTTCGGCT
This portion of the Syntrophotaleaceae bacterium genome encodes:
- a CDS encoding cation diffusion facilitator family transporter yields the protein MSFAKQKIRAARISLVSAGALTLLKLAAAAFTGSLAVLSSGVDSMLDILMSGVNYLAIRQAEQPPDPNHPFGHGKFETVATVLQSLVIALSGCWVLFESVRRLMLGSEVSNLEGGIAVLLISSGASWKISSFLKKTARETDSSALKADSLHFSMDVYTNLALMAGLAVIYLAGITWLDPILSILVGCYILFEAVRLLRHGMGDILDEQLPESIRNEITHVLEMHRQSLLDYHRLRTRRAGSQKIVDFHLTVCRHLTVEESHRIADHLEKRIRDKVPGADISIHVEPCRTEHCPGRDVCLEAVFRPGERKKT